A single Dermacentor albipictus isolate Rhodes 1998 colony chromosome 3, USDA_Dalb.pri_finalv2, whole genome shotgun sequence DNA region contains:
- the LOC135904888 gene encoding uncharacterized protein, which translates to MTLRLLANQEAQALTPLLDDDDASLAVLQMDITSCIFAKPDELLGCIRRCTELRSLHCVGCPLKACDLLSLLLHQLRKLERLHFSLVAQHDVDKDVANVRNIAQEAQGVTASSIRSMYVEVRDSSNCMLLKTLLSSCPNLSELHVHFVNGDFSYALLHCVEVQETLSQLSNVTFSSEVPASLHMGVPDALNLRSCMQICANVNYRKSASDTYNCARLVDLAFARASGDLPSQLVVVAVHKDDLLAERIRMASRARSWTTVRQLCLVLVPPEPIHADYPTVGAKYHACLHEFFVATVSHVVELNVNSFHFGVGLDLTQLIRNAEMNSLRALSVPPCGLSHPSALRRLASKCPRLEELDVRLYRRGRLFSCSVCEGQFSLSASDVALLNADVPYTRRWLCRLTLSDLPSLASLRFLERCKVAELRLVNCPETLREEYAMLGQFLADNNHLRYLLLQQPWLPFGEKSFLPNLYHLRGLHYLCLLTEASVSDEKATFFLNCLDCLLPRLKVAHVHYRRPANGAQQRVTWMRTASKGGRGVVLHDRPCVLCSTVTFIGLAKPQRHHFSAASYSV; encoded by the exons ATGACCTTGCGCTTGCTCGCCAACCAAGAAGCGCAGGCTTTGACGCCGCTTCTGGACGACGATGACGCCTCGTTAGCCGTGCTTCAAATGGACATAACCAGCTGCATCTTCGCCAAACCCGACGAGCTGCTTGGCTGCATACGGCGGTGCACGGAGTTGCGCTCGCTCCACTGCGTTGGGTGCCCACTAAAGGCGTGTGATCTATTGTCCCTGCTGCTTCACCAACTCCGCAAGCTGGAGCGACTTCACTTCTCGCTCGTAGCTCAGCACGACGTAGACAAGGATGTCGCCAACGTGCGTAATATTGCTCAGGAGGCGCAGGGCGTCACAGCATCCAGCATCCGCAGCATGTACGTCGAAGTGCGAGACAGCAGCAACTGCATGCTCCTTAAGACGCTCTTGTCTTCCTGCCCCAACCTTTCCGAGCTGCACGTGCACTTTGTGAACGGGGACTTCTCGTACGCGCTCCTACATTGCGTGGAAGTCCAAGAAACTCTGTCGCAGCTTAGCAACGTCACGTTCTCCTCCGAAGTTCCGGCGTCCTTGCACATGGGTGTACCCGATGCGTTGAACTTGCGAAGCTGCATGCAAATCTGCGCGAATGTCAACTATCGCAAGTCGGCGTCGGACACCTACAACTGCGCCAGACTCGTTGACCTCGCATTCGCACGCGCCAGCGGCGACCTGCCCTCCCAGCTGGTCGTGGTCGCCGTTCACAAGGACGACCTTCTGGCAGAGCGTATCCGCATGGCCAGCCGAGCGCGCTCCTGGACAACGGTGCGTCAGCTCTGCCTCGTTCTGGTTCCGCCAGAGCCGATTCATGCGGATTACCCGACGGTCGGCGCCAAGTACCACGCCTGCCTTCACGAGTTCTTTGTCGCAACAGTGAGCCACGTGGTCGAGCTGAACGTCAACTCGTTTCACTTCGGCGTCGGCCTTGACCTGACGCAGCTGATACGGAACGCCGAGATGAACTCCCTGCGGGCGCTCTCGGTGCCGCCTTGCGGGCTTAGCCACCCCTCCGCGCTGCGGCGTCTCGCCAGCAAGTGCCCCCGACTGGAGGAACTGGACGTTCGCCTGTATCGGCGAGGACGCTTGTTCAGCTGCTCCGTTTGCGAGGGCCAGTTTTCCCTGAGCGCCAGCGACGTGGCTCTGCTGAACGCCGACGTGCCGTACACGCGTCGCTGGCTGTGCCGGCTTACCCTCAGTGACTTGCCGAGTCTTGCGTCTCTGCGCTTTCTCGAACGCTGCAAGGTGGCGGAGCTACGCCTCGTCAACTGTCCTGAGACATTGCGCGAGGAATACGCGATGTTGGGACAGTTCCTTGCTGATAACAATCACCTCCGCTACCTGCTGCTTCAGCAGCCCTGGCTGCCATTCGGCGAGAAGTCTTTCCTG CCTAACCTGTACCACCTGCGAGGTCTCCACTACTTGTGTCTTCTCACGGAGGCTTCCGTATCGGATGAAAAGGCGACGTTCTTCCTGAACTGTTTGGACTGCCTCTTGCCGCGCCTGAAAGTTGCTCACGTCCACTACCGGCGCCCAGCAAATGGCGCTCAGCAGCGGGTCACCTGGATGAGAACAGCTTCAAAAGGGGGACGCGGAGTCGTGCTCCACGATCGGCCTTGCGTGCTGTGTTCCACGGTGACGTTCATAGGGCTCGCCAAGCCGCAGAGACACCACTTCAGTGCTGCCTCCTATAGCGTGTAG